The Tachypleus tridentatus isolate NWPU-2018 chromosome 5, ASM421037v1, whole genome shotgun sequence genome includes a window with the following:
- the LOC143251039 gene encoding uncharacterized protein LOC143251039 produces MSRLVLAVVVAVFLLGGFCMQSDGRRGRFRPREVNTTCLVENLPDEMKTNFEDCIANETNVWIREIKTCLYLALEDVVMMSGNDTSIGSIIDDFGIMCNSNSQDSLRPYVNCIGRHLRRQCGFGGRRRAGGRNGGRRGEGRRGEGRRGGGRRGGRNGG; encoded by the exons ATGTCACGTCTCGTGCTAGCAGTTGTCGTAGCTGTCTTCCTGCTTGGAGGATTTTGTATGCAGTCTG ACGGAAGGCGAGGAAGATTCCGACCTAGAGAAGTAAACACCACTTGTCTTGTGGAAAACCTTCCTGATGAG ATGAAAACCAATTTTGAAGATTGTATTGCCAACGAAACTAACGTTTGGATACGCGAGATTAAGACG tgtttgtaTCTGGCGTTAGAAGACGTGGTAATG ATGAGTGGAAATGACACAAGCATCGGATCCATTATAGACGACTTTGGAATAATGTGTAATTCAAACTCACAG gATTCACTTCGTCCATATGTTAATTGTATTGGAAGACATCTCAGACGTCAG TGTGGTTTTGGCGGAAGACGTAGAGCAGGAGGAAGAAACGGTGGAAGAAGAGGCGAAGGAAGAAGAGGCGAAGGAAGGAGAGGCGGAGGAAGGAGAGGCGGACGAAATGGTG gttGA